Proteins from one Rhizobium sp. CB3090 genomic window:
- a CDS encoding Hsp20 family protein, which translates to MRNDFDFAPLYRSSIGFDRVFNLLNNAQRLQAIDTWPPYDIVKTSEDDYRIQMAVAGYADADLDITQERNVLVVKGQKAEQKEGEYLHRGIAGRAFERRFELADHVRVGNASLTNGLLSIDLKREIPEAMKPRKIVIGGSQPQAAPLQIDADKQVA; encoded by the coding sequence ATGAGAAACGACTTCGACTTCGCACCACTGTACCGGTCCAGCATCGGCTTCGACCGTGTCTTCAATCTCCTCAACAATGCCCAACGCCTGCAGGCTATCGATACATGGCCGCCCTATGATATCGTCAAGACCAGCGAGGACGACTACCGGATCCAGATGGCGGTAGCTGGTTACGCCGATGCGGATCTCGACATCACGCAGGAGCGTAACGTTCTCGTCGTCAAAGGACAAAAGGCGGAACAGAAAGAAGGCGAGTATCTGCACCGCGGCATTGCCGGGCGCGCCTTCGAGCGTCGCTTCGAGCTAGCCGACCATGTCAGGGTCGGAAATGCCTCTCTGACGAATGGTCTTTTGAGTATCGATCTAAAGCGCGAAATTCCTGAAGCAATGAAACCGCGTAAGATCGTGATCGGCGGCAGCCAGCCACAGGCGGCACCGCTTCAGATCGATGCCGATAAACAGGTCGCCTAA
- a CDS encoding metallophosphoesterase family protein, whose protein sequence is MIYFTSDTHFADPRVLRIDRRPFPSLTLHDVALIRNWNEVVEINDDVWHLGDFMSSRGGDCDQLLSTLNGRKHLVIGNNDPEATINASGWKSVQHYKEMTLDDHLLILCHYPFRTWNKMGKRSINLHGHSHGKLKPLPRQYDVGVDAQGLRPVSLESLLNSIGRRRADPAKL, encoded by the coding sequence ATGATCTATTTCACAAGCGATACTCATTTTGCCGATCCACGCGTCCTGAGAATCGACCGCCGCCCTTTTCCTAGCTTGACATTGCACGATGTCGCCTTGATCCGGAATTGGAATGAGGTTGTCGAAATCAACGATGACGTGTGGCACCTTGGCGACTTCATGTCATCACGCGGCGGCGACTGCGATCAGCTTCTCTCGACGCTGAATGGCCGTAAGCATCTTGTCATCGGGAACAACGATCCGGAAGCCACGATCAACGCAAGCGGTTGGAAAAGTGTCCAGCACTACAAAGAGATGACACTGGACGACCACCTGCTGATCCTCTGCCACTATCCCTTTCGAACCTGGAACAAGATGGGGAAGAGATCGATCAATCTCCACGGCCACTCCCATGGAAAGCTCAAACCGCTTCCCAGACAGTATGACGTCGGCGTCGACGCTCAAGGTCTTCGCCCGGTATCGCTCGAGTCGCTGTTGAATTCGATCGGACGACGAAGAGCTGATCCTGCCAAGCTGTAG
- a CDS encoding amylo-alpha-1,6-glucosidase — MPIVSSDSVPAPAASGTPIAQFFIPATASLQERQPLILKHGDTFAVFDRNGDVLSGPDSPEGVFHRDTRYLSHLHLTISGHRPMLLSSTLRDDNATLTCDLTNPDLLDRGGKLIIGHDQIHLRRTRFLWSGRCYERLTVRNYDDGPQHVRIEIAFASDFADLFEVRGTVRAKRGRHLAPVVADDGILLAYEGLDHRRRSTRLFFDPPPDECGSELVLYDLQLAAHETRSFFIEIACDPAGDDRSGHWSFFFALRDARRALRALSSKAASIVTSNEIFNEAARRCTADLYMLMTEKPEGPYPYAGIPWFSTVFGRDALITALQTLWLDPEIARGVLGYLAMNQATEMDPASDAEPGKILHEVRCGEMAELGEVPFRRYYGSIDSTPLFVMLAGGYLKRTGDLATIERLLPHIEAALSWIDEYGDRDGDGFVEYGRLTEEGLINQAWKDSHDSVFHADGTLAKGPIAIAEVQAYVYGAWHAAAEIFQRRGQPERAASFTGRADELRRAFDKSFFDEELCTYALALDGDKRPCRVRSSNAGHALFTGIAYPERAEQVARTLMTASSFCGWGIRTIASTEARYNPMSYHNGSIWPHDNALIARGLAAYGYRTATARIFDGLFAASTYIDLRRLPELFCGLSRQRAQGPTFYPVACSPQAWAAAAPLFLLQSCLGLDFNPNKLQISFHEPQLPTFLDEVILRHLQIGSGSADVALRRSGRHVVVDVIDRKGDVRILTTA; from the coding sequence ATGCCGATCGTTTCCTCCGACAGTGTTCCGGCACCGGCTGCGTCCGGCACACCGATCGCTCAGTTCTTCATTCCGGCAACCGCTTCGTTGCAGGAGCGACAGCCGCTGATCCTGAAGCATGGCGATACCTTCGCCGTCTTCGATCGCAATGGCGACGTCCTTTCGGGACCGGATAGTCCGGAGGGAGTTTTCCATCGCGACACGCGCTATCTCTCTCACCTTCACCTGACGATCAGCGGCCACAGGCCGATGCTGCTGTCTTCGACATTGCGCGACGATAATGCAACGCTCACCTGCGACCTGACCAATCCCGATCTTCTCGACCGGGGCGGAAAGCTCATTATTGGCCACGACCAGATCCATCTGCGCCGCACCCGCTTTTTGTGGAGCGGTCGCTGTTACGAACGGCTGACGGTGCGCAATTACGACGACGGACCGCAGCACGTCCGCATCGAGATCGCATTTGCCTCCGACTTCGCCGATCTCTTCGAGGTGCGCGGCACGGTCAGGGCAAAGCGAGGACGTCATCTGGCACCCGTCGTCGCGGATGACGGCATCCTTCTTGCCTATGAAGGGCTCGACCATCGCAGACGGTCAACGAGGCTCTTCTTTGATCCGCCCCCAGATGAATGCGGCAGTGAGCTCGTATTGTATGACCTACAGCTTGCCGCCCATGAAACCCGCTCGTTTTTCATCGAGATAGCCTGCGATCCGGCCGGCGACGATAGATCAGGCCATTGGTCTTTCTTTTTTGCCTTGCGCGACGCCCGGCGTGCTCTGCGAGCCCTGTCGTCCAAAGCGGCCTCTATCGTAACGTCCAATGAGATCTTCAATGAAGCGGCGCGGCGCTGCACGGCGGATCTCTACATGCTGATGACCGAAAAACCGGAAGGCCCCTATCCCTATGCGGGCATTCCGTGGTTCAGCACGGTATTCGGCCGGGATGCGTTGATAACTGCTCTGCAGACACTTTGGCTCGATCCGGAGATCGCCCGCGGCGTTCTCGGTTATCTGGCAATGAACCAGGCGACGGAAATGGATCCCGCCTCCGACGCCGAGCCCGGCAAAATTCTTCACGAAGTCCGTTGCGGCGAAATGGCCGAGCTTGGGGAAGTTCCCTTTCGTCGCTACTACGGCAGCATAGATTCCACGCCGCTGTTCGTGATGCTGGCGGGCGGCTATCTCAAACGGACCGGCGACCTTGCGACCATCGAACGTCTTCTGCCTCATATCGAGGCTGCATTGTCGTGGATCGACGAATATGGTGATCGTGATGGCGACGGGTTCGTCGAATACGGGCGACTGACGGAAGAAGGCTTGATCAATCAGGCTTGGAAAGACAGCCACGACTCCGTCTTCCATGCCGATGGGACACTGGCCAAGGGTCCGATCGCAATCGCCGAAGTTCAAGCCTATGTCTACGGTGCTTGGCACGCTGCGGCAGAGATATTCCAGCGGCGCGGCCAACCGGAACGCGCCGCAAGCTTCACCGGAAGAGCCGATGAGCTCCGCCGTGCCTTCGACAAGAGCTTTTTCGACGAGGAGCTCTGCACCTATGCGCTGGCACTTGATGGAGACAAGCGACCTTGCCGGGTTCGGTCTTCGAATGCCGGCCACGCGCTGTTTACCGGCATTGCCTATCCGGAACGAGCCGAACAGGTCGCTCGCACGTTGATGACCGCATCATCCTTCTGCGGCTGGGGCATACGTACGATCGCCTCGACTGAGGCGCGTTATAATCCGATGAGCTACCACAACGGCTCGATCTGGCCACATGACAATGCGCTGATCGCCAGGGGCCTCGCGGCCTATGGGTATCGCACGGCAACGGCACGGATATTCGACGGGCTCTTCGCGGCGTCCACGTATATCGACCTCCGACGACTTCCTGAGCTTTTCTGCGGGCTGTCCCGGCAGCGGGCACAGGGGCCGACATTCTATCCAGTAGCCTGCTCACCGCAAGCCTGGGCGGCGGCGGCGCCGCTCTTCCTGCTTCAATCCTGCCTTGGCCTCGATTTCAATCCGAACAAGCTTCAGATCAGCTTCCATGAACCGCAGCTTCCCACATTTCTGGATGAAGTCATCTTGCGGCACCTGCAGATCGGCTCTGGTTCGGCAGATGTTGCCTTACGGCGCTCCGGTCGCCATGTCGTCGTCGACGTCATCGACCGGAAAGGTGATGTCCGGATTCTCACGACCGCTTAG
- a CDS encoding glycosyltransferase family 4 protein: MKIAQIAPLAESVPPKFYGGTERIVSYLCEELVAQGHDVTLFASGDSVTSGKLIPCCDMALRLNTAVKDPVPHHVLMLDNVRRRAQEFDVLHFHIDVLHFPLIRDFADRAVTTLHGRLDLPDLYPFYRAFADIPLVSISNDQRQPMPPVNWSGTVYHGLPVDLLPFTEKPNGNYLAFLGRISLEKRPDRAIEIASRSGMPLKIAAKIDNFDEEYWKTAIEPMIKRHQNVEFIGEINDQQKADFLGNARALLFPIDWPEPFGLVMIEAMACGTPVIAFRCGSVPEVVDHGVSGILVDTVTEAVKSVEWALKLDRRRVRATFEKRFTVGRMARDYLDIYRQLSGIRTKSASLHPSNGYAVGLEVVN; encoded by the coding sequence ATGAAGATTGCTCAGATTGCGCCCCTTGCAGAAAGTGTTCCGCCTAAATTTTATGGCGGAACCGAACGTATTGTTTCCTACCTTTGCGAAGAACTTGTCGCCCAGGGGCATGACGTGACCCTTTTTGCGAGCGGCGATTCCGTCACCAGCGGCAAGCTGATACCCTGTTGCGACATGGCGCTGAGGCTCAACACTGCAGTCAAGGACCCCGTGCCTCATCATGTTCTGATGCTGGACAATGTTCGCCGCCGGGCGCAGGAGTTCGATGTTCTGCATTTCCATATCGACGTACTGCACTTTCCTCTGATCCGCGATTTCGCTGATCGCGCAGTGACCACCCTGCACGGGCGCCTTGACTTGCCGGACCTCTATCCCTTCTATCGGGCCTTTGCGGATATTCCACTGGTCTCGATTTCCAACGATCAGCGCCAGCCGATGCCCCCGGTCAATTGGTCGGGAACGGTCTATCATGGCTTACCAGTTGATCTGCTTCCCTTCACAGAGAAGCCGAATGGCAACTACCTCGCCTTTCTCGGCCGGATCTCGCTCGAAAAGCGCCCTGATCGCGCGATCGAGATCGCAAGCCGATCAGGCATGCCCCTGAAGATCGCGGCAAAAATCGACAACTTCGACGAAGAATACTGGAAGACGGCAATCGAACCGATGATAAAACGTCATCAGAATGTCGAATTCATCGGCGAGATCAATGATCAGCAGAAGGCAGATTTTCTGGGAAATGCTCGCGCGCTGCTCTTCCCGATCGACTGGCCGGAACCGTTCGGGCTTGTTATGATCGAGGCAATGGCGTGCGGCACGCCCGTTATCGCCTTCCGTTGTGGCTCGGTGCCAGAAGTCGTCGATCACGGTGTCTCCGGTATTCTGGTCGACACCGTTACCGAAGCCGTAAAGAGTGTCGAATGGGCACTTAAGCTCGATCGCCGAAGGGTACGGGCAACTTTCGAGAAGCGCTTTACCGTGGGACGGATGGCCAGGGACTATCTGGACATATACCGGCAACTGTCCGGCATTCGCACGAAGAGCGCCTCGCTGCACCCCTCCAATGGCTACGCCGTGGGTCTAGAGGTCGTCAATTGA
- the groES gene encoding co-chaperone GroES encodes MSFRPLHDRILVRRVESEEKTKGGIIIPDTAKEKPQEGEVIAVGTGARNDAGQVQPLDVKAGDRILFGKWSGTEIKIDNEDLLIMKENDVLGIIDAKAAEKKAA; translated from the coding sequence ATGTCGTTCCGACCGCTTCATGATCGCATTCTCGTTCGCCGCGTCGAGTCCGAAGAAAAGACCAAGGGCGGCATCATTATCCCCGACACTGCTAAAGAGAAGCCGCAAGAGGGCGAAGTCATCGCCGTCGGTACCGGCGCACGCAATGACGCCGGCCAGGTCCAGCCGCTCGATGTCAAAGCCGGCGACCGCATCCTGTTCGGAAAATGGTCTGGTACCGAGATCAAGATCGACAATGAAGACCTCTTGATCATGAAGGAAAACGACGTCTTGGGCATCATTGATGCCAAGGCAGCCGAAAAGAAGGCTGCCTGA
- the groL gene encoding chaperonin GroEL (60 kDa chaperone family; promotes refolding of misfolded polypeptides especially under stressful conditions; forms two stacked rings of heptamers to form a barrel-shaped 14mer; ends can be capped by GroES; misfolded proteins enter the barrel where they are refolded when GroES binds) — translation MAAKDVKFHTDARDRMMKGVDILANAVKVTLGPKGRNVVIDKSFGAPRITKDGVTVAKEVELEDKFENMGAQMLREVASRTSDIAGDGTTTATVLAQAIVREGAKAVASGMNPMDLKRGIDLAVDAVVKELKTNARKISNNSEIVQVGTISANGDPEIGRYLAQAMERVGNEGVITVEEAKTADTELEVVEGMQFDRGYLSPYFVTNAEKMRVEFEDPYILIHEKKLSNLQSMLPVLEAVVQSGKPLLIIAEDVEGEALATLVVNKLRGGLKIAAVKAPGFGDRRKAMLEDIAILTGGTVISEDLGIKLENVTLNMLGRSKKVSIEKENTTIIDGVGTKSEIDSRVAQIKAQIEETTSDYDREKLQERLAKLAGGVAVIRVGGSTEVEVKEKKDRVDDALHATRAAIEEGILPGGGVALLRAVKSLDGLKAENDDQRVGVEIVRRAIEAPVRQIAENAGAEGSIIVGKLREKADFSFGWNAQTNEYGDLYVQGVIDPVKVVRTALQDAASVAGLLVTTEAMIAEKPKKETAPALPAGAGMDF, via the coding sequence ATGGCTGCTAAAGACGTCAAATTCCACACCGATGCTCGTGATCGCATGATGAAGGGGGTGGATATTCTCGCCAATGCGGTGAAGGTGACGCTCGGGCCGAAGGGTCGTAACGTCGTGATCGACAAGTCCTTCGGCGCTCCGCGCATCACCAAGGACGGCGTCACCGTCGCCAAGGAAGTCGAGCTGGAGGACAAGTTCGAAAACATGGGCGCACAGATGCTGCGTGAAGTCGCCTCCAGAACCAGCGATATCGCCGGCGACGGGACCACGACTGCAACCGTGCTCGCCCAGGCCATCGTTCGCGAAGGCGCCAAAGCAGTCGCCTCAGGCATGAACCCGATGGATCTGAAGCGCGGCATCGACCTTGCCGTCGACGCCGTCGTCAAGGAACTGAAAACCAACGCCCGCAAGATATCCAACAATTCCGAAATCGTTCAGGTCGGCACCATCTCTGCCAATGGTGATCCGGAAATCGGACGCTATCTCGCCCAGGCAATGGAAAGGGTCGGCAACGAAGGCGTCATCACTGTCGAAGAAGCCAAGACCGCCGACACCGAACTCGAAGTCGTCGAGGGCATGCAGTTCGACCGCGGCTATCTCAGCCCGTATTTTGTAACCAATGCCGAAAAGATGCGGGTCGAATTCGAGGATCCATACATTCTCATTCATGAGAAGAAACTGTCGAATCTGCAGTCGATGCTTCCGGTTCTCGAAGCAGTCGTACAGTCCGGCAAGCCGCTTCTGATCATTGCCGAAGACGTCGAAGGCGAAGCTCTCGCAACGCTCGTCGTCAACAAGCTGCGTGGTGGCCTCAAGATCGCTGCCGTCAAGGCTCCGGGCTTCGGCGATCGCCGCAAGGCCATGCTGGAAGACATCGCCATCCTGACGGGCGGCACCGTCATTTCCGAAGATCTCGGCATCAAGCTGGAAAACGTCACACTCAATATGCTCGGACGGTCCAAGAAGGTATCGATCGAAAAGGAGAATACGACGATCATTGATGGCGTCGGTACGAAGTCGGAGATTGATAGCCGCGTTGCCCAGATCAAGGCTCAGATCGAAGAAACCACCTCGGATTACGACCGTGAGAAGCTGCAGGAACGCCTTGCCAAGCTCGCTGGCGGCGTTGCCGTCATCCGCGTTGGCGGCTCGACCGAAGTGGAGGTGAAGGAAAAGAAGGACCGCGTCGACGATGCATTGCATGCAACGCGTGCCGCCATTGAAGAGGGCATTCTTCCGGGAGGTGGCGTGGCGCTGCTGCGTGCCGTCAAATCGCTCGACGGCCTCAAGGCCGAAAACGACGACCAGCGCGTCGGTGTCGAGATCGTCCGCCGCGCCATTGAAGCACCGGTCCGGCAAATCGCTGAGAATGCCGGTGCCGAAGGCTCGATCATCGTCGGAAAATTGCGCGAAAAGGCCGATTTTTCGTTCGGATGGAACGCTCAGACCAACGAATATGGCGATCTTTATGTTCAAGGCGTCATTGACCCTGTCAAGGTCGTGCGTACCGCCCTTCAGGATGCAGCCTCGGTCGCCGGTCTGCTGGTGACGACGGAAGCGATGATCGCCGAAAAGCCGAAGAAGGAAACCGCACCTGCCTTGCCGGCGGGGGCTGGAATGGATTTTTAA
- a CDS encoding glycosyltransferase family 4 protein, protein MKIAQIAPLAESVPPKLYGGTERIVSYLTEELVRQGHDVTLFASGDSVTSARLVPCSDVALRLNPAVKDHLPHQVVMLEEVRQRAHEFDVLHFHIDLMHFPLIREFADRTVTTLHGRLDLPDLRPVYKAFRDIPLVSISNDQRRPMPPVNWSGTVYHGLPVDLLPFTREPTGKYLAFLGRISPEKRPDRAIRIAAKVGMPLKIAAKIDNADKAYWETVIKPMVKSHPNVEFIGEISEHQKATFLGNAGALLFPIDWPEPFGLVMIEAMACGTPVIAFRCGSAPEVIDEGVSGLLVDSVTEAVENIEWVLRFDRRKVRKKFEERFSAERMTRDYLNIYRQLSGTRTQAAPLRRANGQSLDLQVVA, encoded by the coding sequence ATGAAGATCGCTCAGATCGCACCGCTCGCCGAAAGTGTTCCACCGAAACTATACGGGGGAACCGAGCGTATCGTTTCCTATCTAACTGAAGAACTCGTCCGCCAGGGCCACGATGTCACACTATTTGCTAGTGGTGATTCCGTTACCAGCGCGAGGCTGGTCCCGTGCTCGGACGTCGCTCTGAGGCTCAATCCGGCCGTCAAGGATCACCTGCCGCATCAGGTTGTAATGCTGGAGGAAGTCCGCCAACGTGCGCATGAATTCGACGTGCTGCATTTCCATATCGATCTCATGCATTTCCCGCTCATTAGGGAGTTTGCCGACCGAACCGTGACAACGCTGCACGGGCGACTTGACCTGCCTGATCTCCGCCCGGTCTACAAGGCTTTTCGCGACATTCCACTGGTGTCCATCTCCAACGACCAACGTCGCCCAATGCCGCCGGTCAACTGGTCAGGAACAGTTTATCACGGCTTGCCCGTCGATCTGCTTCCCTTCACAAGAGAGCCAACCGGCAAGTATCTCGCCTTCCTCGGCCGAATTTCCCCGGAGAAGCGCCCAGATCGCGCCATTCGCATTGCCGCAAAGGTTGGGATGCCGCTGAAGATTGCGGCCAAAATTGACAATGCCGACAAGGCCTATTGGGAAACCGTGATCAAGCCGATGGTGAAAAGCCATCCGAATGTGGAATTCATTGGCGAAATAAGTGAGCATCAGAAGGCTACGTTTCTTGGCAATGCGGGCGCACTGCTCTTCCCGATCGATTGGCCTGAGCCCTTCGGTCTCGTCATGATAGAGGCAATGGCGTGTGGCACCCCTGTTATCGCATTCCGTTGCGGTTCCGCTCCCGAAGTAATCGATGAGGGCGTCTCTGGCTTACTGGTTGATAGCGTGACCGAGGCAGTGGAAAATATCGAATGGGTCCTGCGCTTCGATCGGCGGAAAGTACGGAAGAAGTTCGAGGAACGCTTCAGCGCCGAACGGATGACTCGAGATTATCTCAACATCTATCGGCAATTGTCTGGCACGCGGACGCAAGCCGCACCGCTTCGCCGTGCGAACGGTCAGTCCCTGGATCTTCAAGTCGTGGCATAG
- a CDS encoding cupin, whose translation MKIEKIYFQPSGWVPNNQRLPVLIYRGAPSTSEPFSDFGSIFAANGWTGIWENGVFDYQHYHSGAHEVLGVRRGSATLLIGGPEGQPTIVSIGDCLVLPAGTGHRNLGCSPHFTVVGAYPEGQHADIQTAAATPDMLAKIASLSVPDTDPIHGASGGLLDSWR comes from the coding sequence GTGAAAATCGAAAAAATCTATTTCCAGCCGAGTGGGTGGGTACCAAACAATCAGCGCCTTCCCGTTCTGATTTATAGAGGCGCGCCATCGACCAGTGAACCGTTTTCAGATTTTGGAAGCATTTTCGCCGCGAACGGATGGACCGGCATCTGGGAAAATGGCGTCTTTGATTACCAGCATTATCACTCCGGTGCTCACGAAGTATTGGGCGTTCGCCGTGGCAGCGCCACCCTATTGATCGGTGGCCCTGAAGGACAGCCTACAATCGTTTCAATCGGGGATTGCTTGGTTCTCCCCGCCGGAACAGGTCACCGAAACCTTGGCTGCTCTCCGCATTTTACGGTCGTCGGCGCCTATCCAGAAGGCCAGCATGCCGATATTCAGACTGCCGCCGCCACGCCCGATATGCTGGCGAAAATCGCGTCATTATCCGTGCCGGACACTGATCCCATCCATGGCGCGTCAGGAGGTCTCCTTGACAGCTGGCGGTGA
- a CDS encoding general stress protein: protein MRTITGLYDNYDDAHSAVKALEEAGIPSDDISIVTNKASGIDVEGQGSRAAEGAGTGAGLGAVAGGAGGLLAGLGMLAIPGVGPVVAGGWLVATAAGAAAGAVAGGAVGGIVGAMIREGVPEEDANFYAEGVRRGGSLVAAKVEDARVFEAQAILTNMRPVDMVSRRASYVEQGWNRFDETADPYTDDEIAAERERLRRYRL, encoded by the coding sequence ATGAGAACGATTACCGGACTGTATGACAACTATGACGATGCTCATTCCGCCGTTAAGGCCTTAGAAGAAGCCGGCATTCCCTCGGACGATATCAGCATCGTAACGAACAAGGCCAGCGGCATTGATGTCGAGGGACAGGGGAGCCGGGCGGCAGAAGGCGCCGGAACGGGCGCGGGTCTCGGCGCAGTTGCGGGCGGTGCAGGGGGACTGCTCGCCGGGCTTGGAATGCTCGCAATTCCCGGTGTGGGGCCGGTGGTCGCCGGGGGATGGTTGGTTGCCACGGCCGCCGGCGCTGCCGCCGGAGCGGTTGCGGGTGGTGCCGTCGGCGGCATCGTCGGAGCGATGATACGAGAAGGTGTTCCGGAGGAGGATGCCAATTTCTATGCCGAAGGTGTTCGCCGAGGCGGCTCGCTCGTAGCGGCGAAGGTGGAGGATGCGCGTGTTTTCGAAGCCCAAGCAATTCTCACCAATATGCGGCCCGTCGACATGGTGTCTCGGCGTGCCAGCTATGTAGAGCAGGGTTGGAACCGCTTCGATGAAACCGCCGATCCTTATACCGACGACGAAATCGCGGCCGAACGCGAGCGCCTGCGCCGGTATCGCCTGTGA
- a CDS encoding PepSY domain-containing protein produces the protein MKTLAILSATLLMAATAAFAQSQTPSTSQTTPAINTTQNPGAPVAGKNSFTEDQAKSRIADAGYTNVSGLKLDDQGIWRGTAMKDGKQANVSLDFQGNVTTGK, from the coding sequence ATGAAAACACTCGCCATCCTTTCCGCCACTCTTTTGATGGCAGCAACAGCGGCATTCGCTCAAAGCCAAACGCCATCAACGTCGCAGACCACGCCAGCTATCAATACGACGCAAAATCCAGGCGCTCCGGTCGCCGGCAAAAACAGCTTTACCGAGGATCAGGCGAAATCCCGCATTGCCGACGCCGGCTATACGAATGTCAGCGGCCTCAAGCTCGACGATCAAGGTATCTGGCGAGGGACTGCGATGAAGGACGGCAAACAAGCGAACGTCTCCTTGGATTTCCAAGGAAATGTGACGACGGGGAAATAA
- a CDS encoding response regulator, whose translation MDEVKSVLVVNDEPLVRFAAVDALEQAGFEVLEARNADEALILLNQRTVDAVFTDINMPGSMDGLALVSQIRALSPETRVVVTSGDVRLGNFDLASGVSFLPKPVPIQTLIKLLSTPVPKSN comes from the coding sequence TTGGACGAGGTCAAGAGCGTGTTAGTCGTCAATGATGAGCCTTTAGTTCGATTCGCGGCGGTTGACGCCCTTGAACAAGCCGGGTTTGAAGTGTTGGAAGCCCGTAACGCCGACGAGGCTCTTATTTTGCTAAACCAGAGAACTGTCGACGCCGTGTTTACCGATATCAATATGCCCGGATCCATGGACGGTCTCGCGTTGGTTTCGCAGATTCGTGCCCTTTCGCCTGAGACGAGGGTCGTTGTCACCTCCGGCGACGTCAGGCTCGGCAATTTCGACCTCGCAAGCGGCGTATCATTTCTGCCGAAGCCCGTACCAATTCAAACGTTAATCAAACTATTGTCGACGCCAGTTCCAAAATCAAATTGA
- a CDS encoding DUF2934 domain-containing protein: protein MDTDRYNWISRRAHQIWQQEGFPSGRDREHWSQAVAERNLLELGECFGSDRRSVGRGQERVSRQ, encoded by the coding sequence ATGGACACGGATCGCTATAACTGGATCAGCAGACGCGCGCATCAGATCTGGCAGCAGGAAGGTTTCCCCTCGGGGCGGGACCGCGAACATTGGTCTCAAGCTGTGGCCGAACGGAATCTGCTCGAACTTGGCGAGTGCTTCGGGTCCGACAGGAGGTCCGTTGGACGAGGTCAAGAGCGTGTTAGTCGTCAATGA
- a CDS encoding xanthine dehydrogenase family protein subunit M, whose protein sequence is MLPFSYERAGDIGSAIAAAGEAKEIPPTAAPAQFIAGGTNMSDYMRLGVNRPSHLVDINRIEDRPLKTIEIGDPYIRLGALVRMSEVEDHPDINRRCPMLAESLKLAASRQIRNMASLGGNVLQRTRCEYFREISWPCNKRNPGSGCAAMDGFNRQHAVLGVSDACIATYHGDFAQALIALDASVDISGQSGKRRIRFAELHRQPGDRPDIETTLRPGEMITAIVVNVPAWAARSRYLKIRDRQSYAFALASTAVAIDLDGDIVRDARISLGGLATVPWRATAAEEELRTKPLTEENAASAAEAAFAGARPRQHNAFKIELGKQTLVRALLEVREMRI, encoded by the coding sequence ATGCTACCCTTCAGCTATGAAAGAGCCGGTGATATCGGCAGCGCCATCGCTGCGGCAGGCGAAGCAAAAGAAATCCCTCCGACTGCCGCACCAGCGCAGTTCATCGCCGGCGGCACGAATATGTCCGATTACATGCGGCTCGGAGTCAACCGACCGTCGCATCTGGTCGACATCAATCGGATTGAGGATCGACCATTAAAGACGATCGAGATCGGCGATCCCTACATCCGCCTCGGAGCCCTGGTCCGCATGAGCGAGGTGGAGGATCATCCGGACATCAACCGGCGATGTCCGATGCTGGCCGAAAGTCTGAAACTCGCGGCCAGCCGGCAGATCCGCAACATGGCAAGCCTTGGCGGCAATGTGTTGCAGCGGACGCGCTGCGAATATTTCCGCGAGATTTCATGGCCGTGCAACAAGCGCAATCCCGGCTCCGGTTGCGCGGCCATGGACGGCTTCAATCGGCAGCATGCGGTGCTGGGTGTGAGCGACGCCTGCATCGCCACCTATCACGGAGATTTTGCCCAGGCGCTGATTGCGCTGGATGCCTCGGTCGACATATCGGGACAGTCCGGCAAACGTCGCATCCGATTTGCCGAACTGCATCGCCAGCCGGGCGACAGGCCGGATATCGAAACGACGCTGCGGCCGGGCGAGATGATTACGGCGATCGTCGTAAACGTCCCTGCCTGGGCTGCACGATCCCGTTACCTGAAGATACGCGACCGCCAGTCCTATGCGTTCGCACTGGCTTCCACAGCCGTCGCAATCGACCTCGACGGGGACATCGTGCGCGATGCGCGTATCAGCCTTGGCGGACTGGCGACTGTCCCATGGCGCGCCACGGCGGCCGAGGAGGAGCTGCGGACCAAGCCGCTCACAGAAGAGAATGCCGCGAGCGCAGCGGAGGCCGCCTTTGCCGGAGCGCGGCCGCGTCAGCACAATGCGTTCAAGATCGAACTCGGAAAGCAGACATTGGTGCGGGCCTTGCTGGAGGTCCGCGAGATGAGGATATGA